The Miscanthus floridulus cultivar M001 chromosome 7, ASM1932011v1, whole genome shotgun sequence genome includes a region encoding these proteins:
- the LOC136464657 gene encoding subtilisin-like protease SBT1.4 yields the protein MARLASALCVLLAAVVAVSAAVATESEAEDRVSTYIVHVAPAHAPRLSSPRALSGTYRSFLRDNLPARVARPVPRLLYSYAHAATGFAARLTGAQAAHLASQRSAVLAVVPDATQQVHTTLTPSFLSLSESSGLLQASGGATDVVIGLIDTGVYPKDRASFAADPSLPPPPSTFRGRCVSTSAFNASAYCNNKLVGAKFFGLGYEAAHGGAVGETDSRSPLDTNGHGTHTSSTAAGSAVANAAFFDYGKGTATGMAPRARIAAYKACWARGCASSDILKAFDEAIKDGVNVISVSLGAVGQAPPFYSDSTAVGAFSAVRNGIVVSASAGNSGPGDFTAVNVAPWILTVGASTLNRQFPANVVLGSGDTFTGTSLYAGTPLGPSKLPLVYGGDVGSSVCEAGKLIARRVAGKIVVCDPGVIGGAAKGEAVKLAGGAGAIIVSSKAFGEEALTTPHIHPATGVAFAAAEKIKKYIRTSASPVATILFIGTVVDGTPSSPRMASFSSRGPNLLAPEILKPDVTAPGVDILAAWTGENSPSELDSDTRRVKFNIISGTSMSCPHVSGIAALLRQARQDWSPASIKSALMTTAYNVDNAGDIIKDMSTGTASTPFVRGAGHVDPNRALNPGLVYDAGTDDYVSFLCALGYTASQIAVLTRDGSTTDCSTRSGSVGDLNYPAFSVLLGSGGDEVTQHRIVRNVGTNVRATYTASVASPAGVRVTVEPPTLKFRATEQTQEYAITFAPEQGSVTEKYTSGSIVWSDGEHKVTSPIAVIWLASQAAAM from the coding sequence ATGGCAAGGCTCGCTAGCGCGCTGTGCGTCCtgctcgccgccgtcgtcgctgtCTCAGCGGCGGTGGCCACGGAGTCCGAAGCGGAGGACCGTGTGTCCACCTACATTGTGCACGTCGCACCGGCGCACGCGCCGCGGCTTTCCAGCCCCCGCGCGCTCTCGGGCACGTACCGCTCCTTCCTGCGCGACAACCTACCCGCGCGCGTCGCGCGCCCGGTGCCGAGGCTGCTCTACTCGTACGCGCACGCTGCGACGGGGTTCGCGGCGCGGCTGACGGGGGCGCAGGCCGCGCACCTCGCCTCTCAGCGCTCCGCCGTGCTGGCCGTCGTGCCCGACGCGACGCAGCAGGTGCACACCACGCTGACGCCCTCGTTCCTGAGCCTCTCGGAGTCGTCGGGGCTGCTCCAGGCGTCTGGCGGCGCCACGGACGTCGTGATCGGCCTCATCGACACCGGCGTGTACCCCAAGGACCGCGCGTCCTTCGCCGCGGACccgtcgctgccgccgccgccaagcaCGTTCCGCGGCCGCTGCGTCTCGACGTCGGCGTTCAACGCCTCCGCGTACTGCAACAACAAGCTCGTCGGCGCCAAGTTCTTTGGCCTAGGGTACGAGGCCGCGCACGGCGGGGCGGTTGGTGAGACGGACTCCAGATCGCCGCTCGACACCAACGGCCACGGCACGCACACCTCGTCCACGGCAGCAGGCTCTGCCGTGGCGAACGCCGCCTTCTTCGACTATGGCAAAGGTACAGCCACTGGAATGGCGCCACGCGCCCGCATTGCTGCCTACAAGGCGTGCTGGgcaagggggtgcgcttcctctgATATCCTCAAGGCATTCGACGAGGCTATCAAGGACGGGGTCAACGTCATCTCCGTCTCACTCGGCGCCGTCGGCCAGGCGCCCCCGTTTTACAGCGACAGCACGGCCGTGGGTGCGTTCAGCGCCGTCCGCAACGGCATCGTCGTCTCTGCCTCCGCGGGCAACTCTGGCCCCGGCGACTTCACCGCCGTCAACGTCGCGCCATGGATCCTGACGGTGGGCGCGTCAACCCTCAACCGCCAGTTCCCAGCGAACGTCGTTCTCGGCAGCGGCGATACCTTCACCGGCACTTCCCTCTATGCCGGCACGCCGCTCGGTCCCAGCAAGCTACCGCTAGTCTATGGAGGCGACGTGGGCTCAAGCGTCTGTGAAGCTGGCAAGCTGATCGCCCGCAGGGTCGCCGGCAAGATCGTGGTCTGCGACCCCGGCGTGAtcggtggagcagctaaaggagAAGCCGTAAAGCTTGCCGGAGGAGCTGGAGCGATCATCGTCAGCTCCAAGGCGTTCGGCGAGGAGGCCCTCACCACCCCGCACATCCACCCCGCGACGGGCGTGGCGTTCGCCGCTGCCGAGAAGATCAAGAAGTACATCAGAACCAGCGCGTCCCCCGTCGCAACGATCCTGTTCATCGGCACCGTCGTCGACGGGACGCCATCTTCCCCAAGAATGGCATCCTTTTCCAGCCGTGGTCCAAACCTCCTCGCGCCGGAGATTCTCAAGCCGGACGTGACCGCCCCCGGAGTGGACATCCTGGCCGCCTGGACTGGCGAGAACTCGCCGTCGGAGCTCGACAGCGACACGAGGCGGGTGAAGTTTAACATTATCTCCGGCACGTCCATGTCGTGCCCTCACGTGAGCGGCATCGCCGCGCTGCTCCGGCAGGCGCGGCAGGACTGGAGCCCCGCCTCGATCAAGTCCGCGCTGATGACCACCGCGTACAACGTCGACAACGCCGGGGACATCATCAAGGACATGTCCACCGGCACGGCGTCCACGCCGTTCGTGCGCGGGGCCGGCCATGTGGACCCCAACCGCGCCCTCAACCCAGGCCTGGTGTACGACGCCGGCACCGACGACTACGTCTCTTTCCTGTGCGCGCTCGGCTACACCGCCAGTCAGATCGCCGTCCTGACGAGGGACGGCTCGACGACTGACTGCTCGACTCGCTCGGGCTCCGTGGGCGACCTCAACTACCCGGCTTTCTCGGTATTGTTAGGCTCCGGCGGCGACGAGGTCACGCAGCACCGCATCGTGCGCAACGTCGGGACCAACGTCAGGGCCACTTACACGGCCAGCGTCGCCAGCCCGGCCGGCGTGCGCGTCACGGTGGAGCCTCCGACGCTGAAGTTCAGAGCGACGGAGCAGACGCAGGAGTACGCCATCACCTTCGCGCCGGAGCAGGGAAGCGTGACAGAGAAGTACACATCCGGGTCCATCGTGTGGAGCGACGGGGAGCACAAGGTGACCAGCCCCATTGCCGTCATCTGGCTGGCGAGCCAAGCAGCAGCGATGTGA
- the LOC136464658 gene encoding histone-lysine N-methyltransferase ATXR6-like isoform X3: MPSWPPNAGSRKADGDIKDMTFPGPAKFRGTLIIWRTGQKMIAIVRMLEGEESILIMHKKRRILPFVPIEDGTRRVKQMASLATALSSSKTEFSNDLTYMIDMAPRSSNLARLEVLPKEGKETVELCRTMQQRGECPPLLVVVFDSVKE, from the exons ATGCCCAGCTGGCCGCCAAATGCAGGCTCTCGCAAG GCTGATGGGGATATTAAGGACATGACCTTCCCCGGGCCCGCCAAATTTAGGGGGACGTTGATTATTTGGAGAACAGGGCAAAAGATGATTGCGATT GTTCGGATGCTAGAAGGTGAAGAAAGCATTCTCATTATGCACAAGAAGAGGAGGATACTGCCATTTGTTCCAATTGAAGATGGAACTAGAAGAGTCAAACAAATGGCTTCTCTAGCCACTGCTTTGTCGTCTTCAAAAACGGAGTTTAGTAACGACTTGACTTACATGATTGATATGGCTCCTAGATCTTCCAATCTGGCAAGATTGGAG GTTCTTCCCAAAGAGGGCAAAGAAACCGTAGAGCTGTGCAGAACCATGCAACAAAGAGGTGAATGCCCTCCTCTTCTTGTGGTGGTCTTTGATTCCGTGAAGG AATGA
- the LOC136464658 gene encoding probable Histone-lysine N-methyltransferase ATXR5 isoform X1 produces the protein MPSWPPNAGSRKADGDIKDMTFPGPAKFRGTLIIWRTGQKMIAIVRMLEGEESILIMHKKRRILPFVPIEDGTRRVKQMASLATALSSSKTEFSNDLTYMIDMAPRSSNLARLEVLPKEGKETVELCRTMQQREYVVLLPNFAICVARAGTVVVRMRTP, from the exons ATGCCCAGCTGGCCGCCAAATGCAGGCTCTCGCAAG GCTGATGGGGATATTAAGGACATGACCTTCCCCGGGCCCGCCAAATTTAGGGGGACGTTGATTATTTGGAGAACAGGGCAAAAGATGATTGCGATT GTTCGGATGCTAGAAGGTGAAGAAAGCATTCTCATTATGCACAAGAAGAGGAGGATACTGCCATTTGTTCCAATTGAAGATGGAACTAGAAGAGTCAAACAAATGGCTTCTCTAGCCACTGCTTTGTCGTCTTCAAAAACGGAGTTTAGTAACGACTTGACTTACATGATTGATATGGCTCCTAGATCTTCCAATCTGGCAAGATTGGAG GTTCTTCCCAAAGAGGGCAAAGAAACCGTAGAGCTGTGCAGAACCATGCAACAAAGAG AGTATGTGGTTTTGCTCCCTAACTTTGCTATTTGCGTGGCACGCGCCGGAACGGTGGTGGTCAGAATGAGGACCCCTTGA
- the LOC136464658 gene encoding uncharacterized protein isoform X4 → MPSWPPNAGSRKADGDIKDMTFPGPAKFRGTLIIWRTGQKMIAIVRMLEGEESILIMHKKRRILPFVPIEDGTRRVKQMASLATALSSSKTEFSNDLTYMIDMAPRSSNLARLEVCGSSQRGQRNRRAVQNHATKRVCGFAP, encoded by the exons ATGCCCAGCTGGCCGCCAAATGCAGGCTCTCGCAAG GCTGATGGGGATATTAAGGACATGACCTTCCCCGGGCCCGCCAAATTTAGGGGGACGTTGATTATTTGGAGAACAGGGCAAAAGATGATTGCGATT GTTCGGATGCTAGAAGGTGAAGAAAGCATTCTCATTATGCACAAGAAGAGGAGGATACTGCCATTTGTTCCAATTGAAGATGGAACTAGAAGAGTCAAACAAATGGCTTCTCTAGCCACTGCTTTGTCGTCTTCAAAAACGGAGTTTAGTAACGACTTGACTTACATGATTGATATGGCTCCTAGATCTTCCAATCTGGCAAGATTGGAGGTATGCG GTTCTTCCCAAAGAGGGCAAAGAAACCGTAGAGCTGTGCAGAACCATGCAACAAAGAG AGTATGTGGTTTTGCTCCCTAA
- the LOC136464658 gene encoding uncharacterized protein isoform X5, translated as MPSWPPNAGSRKADGDIKDMTFPGPAKFRGTLIIWRTGQKMIAIVRMLEGEESILIMHKKRRILPFVPIEDGTRRVKQMASLATALSSSKTEFSNDLTYMIDMAPRSSNLARLEVCGSSQRGQRNRRAVQNHATKR; from the exons ATGCCCAGCTGGCCGCCAAATGCAGGCTCTCGCAAG GCTGATGGGGATATTAAGGACATGACCTTCCCCGGGCCCGCCAAATTTAGGGGGACGTTGATTATTTGGAGAACAGGGCAAAAGATGATTGCGATT GTTCGGATGCTAGAAGGTGAAGAAAGCATTCTCATTATGCACAAGAAGAGGAGGATACTGCCATTTGTTCCAATTGAAGATGGAACTAGAAGAGTCAAACAAATGGCTTCTCTAGCCACTGCTTTGTCGTCTTCAAAAACGGAGTTTAGTAACGACTTGACTTACATGATTGATATGGCTCCTAGATCTTCCAATCTGGCAAGATTGGAGGTATGCG GTTCTTCCCAAAGAGGGCAAAGAAACCGTAGAGCTGTGCAGAACCATGCAACAAAGAGGTGA
- the LOC136464658 gene encoding histone-lysine N-methyltransferase ATXR6-like isoform X2, translated as MQADGDIKDMTFPGPAKFRGTLIIWRTGQKMIAIVRMLEGEESILIMHKKRRILPFVPIEDGTRRVKQMASLATALSSSKTEFSNDLTYMIDMAPRSSNLARLEVLPKEGKETVELCRTMQQREYVVLLPNFAICVARAGTVVVRMRTP; from the exons ATGCAG GCTGATGGGGATATTAAGGACATGACCTTCCCCGGGCCCGCCAAATTTAGGGGGACGTTGATTATTTGGAGAACAGGGCAAAAGATGATTGCGATT GTTCGGATGCTAGAAGGTGAAGAAAGCATTCTCATTATGCACAAGAAGAGGAGGATACTGCCATTTGTTCCAATTGAAGATGGAACTAGAAGAGTCAAACAAATGGCTTCTCTAGCCACTGCTTTGTCGTCTTCAAAAACGGAGTTTAGTAACGACTTGACTTACATGATTGATATGGCTCCTAGATCTTCCAATCTGGCAAGATTGGAG GTTCTTCCCAAAGAGGGCAAAGAAACCGTAGAGCTGTGCAGAACCATGCAACAAAGAG AGTATGTGGTTTTGCTCCCTAACTTTGCTATTTGCGTGGCACGCGCCGGAACGGTGGTGGTCAGAATGAGGACCCCTTGA